The following are from one region of the Bdellovibrionales bacterium genome:
- a CDS encoding thiamine ABC transporter substrate-binding protein: MAFFGRIFQSLSFYLVLFIAIVSFLFFQFYSRKILSLNQDQPPILKIMSYSNFLKNWGPGPEIVSEFEKQNKVKVQWVDVGNSGMILQNLQSSQLPPDVVIGIDSLSLPEARSLMKWRPIQALSPGATELPRDVFFEDFKPVDWSPMTFIFRRSQIITPRSLKDLLQKQYANSLAIQDPTTSASGLYFLIWVLSVYGEDEGFKYFKELKSSIRLVAPSWSASYSLFQNNQVPMVFSFFTSTIYHYVNEGDYQYQPVYFDEPHIYSVEYVGVPDQCTECDLAQKFVAFLLTPEAQKKVMEKNFMLPVLSEVKRDTPFDFPKSIQLIGPDKYMKFIEQKKQLIERWKELDL, translated from the coding sequence GTGGCCTTCTTTGGTAGAATTTTTCAATCATTAAGTTTTTATCTCGTATTATTTATTGCGATTGTGAGCTTTCTCTTCTTCCAATTCTATTCAAGAAAGATTCTTTCTTTAAATCAAGATCAGCCGCCCATTCTTAAAATTATGTCGTACTCTAATTTTCTCAAAAACTGGGGCCCGGGTCCCGAGATCGTATCGGAGTTTGAGAAACAAAATAAAGTGAAAGTTCAGTGGGTGGACGTCGGAAATTCAGGAATGATTTTGCAGAATTTGCAATCCTCTCAATTACCGCCCGATGTGGTGATTGGAATCGATTCGCTGTCGTTACCGGAGGCGCGATCCTTAATGAAATGGCGGCCCATCCAGGCACTTTCTCCTGGAGCGACCGAACTTCCTCGAGATGTTTTCTTTGAGGATTTTAAACCTGTGGACTGGTCACCCATGACTTTTATTTTTAGGCGTTCGCAAATTATAACTCCGCGATCGCTGAAAGATCTTCTGCAAAAGCAGTATGCGAATTCTCTAGCGATTCAAGATCCTACCACTAGTGCCTCAGGTCTTTATTTTTTAATCTGGGTGCTTTCGGTTTACGGTGAGGATGAGGGCTTCAAGTATTTTAAAGAGTTGAAGTCAAGTATCCGCTTAGTGGCTCCCTCTTGGTCGGCGTCCTACAGTTTGTTTCAAAATAATCAAGTGCCAATGGTCTTCTCCTTTTTTACTTCGACGATTTATCATTATGTCAACGAAGGGGACTATCAATATCAGCCCGTTTACTTTGACGAGCCCCATATCTATAGCGTTGAGTATGTGGGAGTTCCGGATCAGTGCACCGAGTGCGATCTGGCGCAAAAGTTTGTCGCCTTTTTATTGACGCCCGAGGCGCAAAAGAAAGTGATGGAAAAAAACTTTATGCTGCCTGTTTTAAGTGAAGTCAAGAGAGACACTCCGTTTGATTTTCCTAAAAGTATTCAATTGATTGGCCCGGATAAGTATATGAAGTTTATCGAGCAGAAAAAGCAGCTCATCGAGCGTTGGAAGGAATTAGACCTCTAA